From Paenibacillus sp. V4I7, one genomic window encodes:
- a CDS encoding lipoprotein: MTKTSRLFHGVLLVSAITLSVTACGQKGQLVGGATYQATTEVPTPTTVVQSPAPTPTPEPLKQKKVKVFYSDQDEMKLIEKEVTISYKQDADVYEAVLNALKKSDDPKAIPLFDDLTFTSTSFDKVKGELKIDLKFGPKTQLGAPGEELFLQALKKTVFQFPEVKSLYVLKNGKQVDSLMGHLELPYPIKRPN, encoded by the coding sequence ATGACCAAAACAAGTCGCCTATTTCATGGGGTGCTTCTTGTAAGTGCCATCACGTTGTCTGTAACCGCCTGCGGTCAGAAAGGTCAACTCGTCGGTGGAGCAACATATCAAGCTACAACCGAGGTGCCGACGCCTACAACTGTGGTACAAAGTCCTGCACCAACCCCAACACCAGAACCTTTAAAGCAAAAAAAGGTTAAAGTTTTTTACAGTGATCAGGACGAAATGAAACTTATAGAAAAAGAAGTCACAATCAGCTACAAACAGGACGCTGACGTGTATGAAGCTGTACTAAACGCACTCAAAAAGAGTGATGATCCTAAAGCGATTCCTTTATTTGATGATCTTACATTCACAAGCACTTCATTTGATAAAGTTAAGGGTGAATTGAAGATTGATCTCAAATTTGGTCCCAAAACGCAATTAGGCGCTCCGGGTGAGGAGTTGTTTCTACAAGCTTTGAAGAAAACCGTGTTTCAATTTCCAGAAGTGAAGTCTTTATATGTACTGAAAAACGGCAAACAAGTGGATAGCTTAATGGGGCATCTAGAGCTTCCGTATCCAATTAAACGACCTAATTAA
- a CDS encoding lmo0937 family membrane protein, with translation MLWTIFIVILVLWALGIGFDIGGNLIHLLLVLAVISLVFNLVTGRRGS, from the coding sequence ATGCTTTGGACAATTTTTATAGTGATTCTTGTCTTGTGGGCTTTAGGAATCGGGTTTGATATCGGAGGGAATTTAATCCATCTTCTGCTCGTTTTGGCCGTCATATCTTTGGTATTCAATTTGGTAACAGGTAGAAGAGGCAGTTAA
- a CDS encoding cysteine dioxygenase family protein, whose amino-acid sequence MTLLRAIEQTFCKLQEPSLEQLKAALQSLDNLLHEVPVHKTEPKHLPYGRNVVFSTKELEVIVIHIPASEATAIHNHGSSIGSACLVEGTLVNTKYRLDSEGYPVAQTDDYIGPGEYFEAPSEQIHQLSNPFHEPAVSIHVYSPPLQGVTRYLPYSEILDYVI is encoded by the coding sequence ATGACATTATTAAGAGCAATTGAGCAGACATTCTGTAAATTGCAAGAACCTTCATTAGAACAGCTTAAAGCAGCTCTACAATCCTTAGACAACTTACTTCATGAGGTGCCTGTTCATAAAACAGAGCCCAAACATCTACCCTATGGTCGGAATGTCGTCTTTAGCACGAAAGAGCTCGAAGTTATTGTGATTCACATACCTGCTTCAGAGGCAACGGCGATTCATAACCATGGCTCGTCCATCGGCTCCGCTTGTTTAGTTGAGGGAACGTTAGTCAATACCAAATACCGCTTAGACTCCGAGGGTTATCCCGTTGCCCAAACAGATGACTATATTGGACCAGGTGAATATTTTGAAGCTCCTAGCGAGCAAATTCATCAGTTAAGCAACCCTTTCCACGAGCCTGCTGTTTCCATTCATGTATATAGCCCGCCTCTCCAGGGAGTAACACGCTACCTACCATACAGCGAAATCTTGGATTATGTCATCTAA
- a CDS encoding SDR family NAD(P)-dependent oxidoreductase, whose protein sequence is MLTKNLQGRVALVTGSSRGGGRGIALALGEAGATVYVTGRSTRAKSTRIDLTGTIEDTAEAVTQRGGLGIAVRCDHTIDEDVKALYERIKQEQGTLDIVVNNAWGGYEDYDDVDFSVPFWEQPMSRWDKMFEAGLKAQMVSSRYAMSTFFLEQKRGLLINTGVYSDIGGDYPINVFYDTVKRAVANMTRAMSQNLKANHIDVTALTLAPGWMRTEAVYKHYGLQAGDPDFMKVEALHPTESVEYIGRAVVALASDPHVSQKAGQLLEVGALAEQYGFTDIDGRRLPPFRV, encoded by the coding sequence ATGCTAACAAAAAACTTGCAAGGACGGGTTGCCTTGGTTACCGGTTCCAGTCGAGGCGGCGGCCGCGGCATTGCCTTAGCACTTGGAGAGGCTGGGGCCACTGTCTATGTGACAGGACGCAGTACGAGAGCGAAGTCCACGAGAATAGATCTCACGGGTACGATTGAAGATACCGCTGAAGCCGTTACGCAGCGCGGTGGATTAGGAATCGCCGTTCGTTGTGACCATACTATTGACGAAGATGTCAAAGCTTTGTACGAACGTATTAAACAAGAACAAGGGACGCTCGATATTGTGGTCAATAATGCTTGGGGCGGATACGAGGATTATGATGATGTCGATTTCTCCGTTCCCTTTTGGGAGCAGCCGATGTCGCGTTGGGACAAAATGTTCGAGGCAGGACTGAAGGCTCAGATGGTTTCAAGCCGATATGCGATGTCTACCTTTTTCCTCGAACAAAAGCGCGGTCTTCTGATTAACACAGGCGTCTACTCCGACATTGGCGGCGACTACCCTATCAATGTTTTTTATGACACGGTGAAACGAGCCGTTGCGAATATGACGCGCGCTATGTCTCAAAATCTGAAAGCAAACCATATTGATGTTACCGCGCTTACTTTAGCACCTGGCTGGATGCGTACGGAAGCCGTTTATAAGCATTATGGCTTACAAGCAGGTGATCCTGATTTCATGAAAGTTGAAGCACTTCATCCGACGGAATCTGTGGAATATATCGGTCGCGCAGTCGTCGCTTTGGCATCCGATCCTCATGTAAGTCAAAAGGCAGGTCAGCTTCTCGAGGTAGGTGCCCTAGCGGAACAGTATGGCTTCACGGATATCGATGGCAGACGGTTGCCTCCGTTCCGGGTTTAA
- a CDS encoding N-acetylmuramoyl-L-alanine amidase family protein has translation MMKFPAFCLMLLVCMLLLPTYAMGAESPSGIKLYMNEKKLVSNEVQPRIVSGNTIVPVRIIVEEIGAKVSWDEPTRKVTIVKGDMNIQLVIDSKTALIKGKKESLEVAPIIEKGNTMLPLRFIGQLMGIEFKWDSLTSSVHMFKKDDSDSKPVTGPIDVVDDHNQVTPPKPPVPGTGTNPGTITPDPNAHLLTSIVLSEKELAVFAKDGSLVPTMMKLSNPNRIVFDFPNTTLDPSLQKLLVNNAGELPSKHPLVAKVRFSNFADNPATVRIILDLKGLADYRVQPSKLTNQWTAAIVEHQLTVVIDAGHGDNDPGALSITGKHEKDFTLATAKKVEKLLVQDKRVNVLMTRSDDTFIPLDDRVSFGNDNQTDLYLSIHGNSAKATVSGTETYYNRPESLAFANVIHKNVVAAAGFPDRKVRQADFRVITKTNMPAVLLEVGYLSNKNDESAMYKEAFQDKIAASIVAAIKEYLNLK, from the coding sequence ATGATGAAATTTCCTGCATTTTGTTTAATGCTGCTAGTTTGCATGCTGCTTCTCCCAACTTATGCGATGGGAGCCGAATCCCCCAGTGGAATTAAGCTTTATATGAATGAGAAAAAGTTGGTGTCCAACGAAGTCCAGCCCCGTATAGTAAGTGGCAATACGATTGTACCTGTAAGGATTATCGTTGAAGAAATTGGTGCCAAGGTGAGTTGGGATGAACCCACACGCAAGGTAACCATCGTCAAAGGCGATATGAACATTCAATTGGTTATCGACAGTAAAACGGCCCTGATTAAAGGTAAGAAGGAAAGTTTGGAAGTAGCGCCAATCATCGAAAAAGGCAACACGATGCTCCCACTTCGTTTCATTGGTCAACTTATGGGTATTGAATTTAAATGGGACTCTTTAACCTCTTCTGTTCATATGTTCAAAAAAGATGATTCCGATTCCAAACCAGTTACAGGACCCATCGATGTTGTAGATGACCACAATCAAGTAACGCCTCCAAAACCGCCGGTACCGGGTACAGGCACAAATCCAGGAACGATTACACCCGATCCTAATGCCCATTTGTTGACTTCGATTGTGCTATCTGAGAAGGAGTTAGCTGTGTTCGCGAAAGACGGCTCTTTAGTACCGACTATGATGAAATTATCAAACCCGAATCGCATCGTGTTTGACTTCCCTAACACAACTTTAGATCCTTCTCTCCAGAAATTGCTTGTAAATAATGCGGGGGAGCTGCCATCTAAGCATCCTCTTGTTGCGAAAGTGCGCTTTTCTAACTTTGCTGATAACCCTGCTACGGTGAGAATTATTTTGGATTTGAAAGGATTAGCAGACTATCGCGTTCAGCCTTCTAAGCTTACGAATCAATGGACCGCCGCGATAGTAGAGCATCAGTTAACCGTGGTGATCGATGCAGGGCACGGGGATAATGATCCTGGTGCGTTATCCATAACTGGCAAGCATGAGAAGGATTTTACACTCGCTACAGCGAAGAAGGTAGAGAAGCTTCTTGTTCAGGACAAACGTGTTAACGTCCTTATGACTCGCTCTGATGATACGTTCATTCCACTGGATGACCGGGTTTCTTTTGGGAACGACAATCAAACAGATCTTTACCTATCGATTCACGGAAATAGCGCCAAAGCTACGGTTTCGGGAACGGAAACGTATTATAACAGACCGGAAAGCTTAGCTTTTGCGAATGTTATTCATAAAAATGTGGTTGCCGCTGCTGGATTTCCTGATCGCAAGGTACGCCAAGCTGATTTCAGGGTCATCACCAAAACGAATATGCCGGCTGTTCTTCTCGAAGTGGGGTATTTATCCAATAAGAACGATGAATCTGCCATGTACAAGGAAGCTTTTCAAGACAAAATAGCGGCTTCTATCGTTGCTGCCATCAAAGAATACTTGAACCTCAAATAA
- a CDS encoding glycine--tRNA ligase gives MSVTMDQVVALAKHRGFVFPGSEVYGGLANTWDYGPLGVELKNNIKRAWWKKFIQESPYNVGLDAAILMNPQAWVASGHVGNFNDPMIDCKSCKARHRADKLIENKLAEKDIEIIVDGMTFDDMMKLIVENNIVCPDCGSKDFTDIRQFNLMFKTFQGVTEASTNVVYLRPETAQGIFVNFKNVQRTMRKKLPFGIGQIGKSFRNEITPGNFTFRTREFEQMELEFFCKPGEDMKWFEYWRSFCHNWLLSLGAKADNLRLRDHNEDELSHYSNATTDIEYKFPFGWGELWGIADRTDFDLKQHMEHSGSDFNYIDPETNERYIPYCIEPSLGADRVTLALLIDAFEEQKLEGDDSRTVLHFHPALAPIKAAIFPLSKKLNEGAQAVFADLAKHFMVDYDDTGSIGKRYRRHDEIGTPFCITYDFESETDGQVTVRDRDTMEQKRMPISELKAFIENSLQF, from the coding sequence TATGGATCAAGTTGTAGCATTAGCGAAGCACAGAGGTTTTGTATTCCCAGGTTCAGAAGTGTATGGCGGTTTAGCTAACACATGGGATTACGGTCCTCTTGGTGTCGAGCTTAAAAACAACATCAAGCGTGCTTGGTGGAAAAAATTTATTCAAGAATCCCCGTATAACGTGGGTCTTGACGCAGCGATTTTGATGAACCCGCAAGCATGGGTAGCATCCGGTCACGTTGGAAATTTCAACGATCCGATGATCGATTGCAAAAGCTGTAAAGCTCGTCACCGTGCAGACAAACTAATTGAAAATAAATTGGCTGAGAAAGATATCGAAATCATCGTTGATGGCATGACGTTTGACGATATGATGAAGCTAATCGTAGAGAACAACATCGTGTGTCCAGATTGCGGCAGCAAGGATTTCACGGATATTCGTCAGTTCAACCTGATGTTCAAAACATTTCAAGGTGTAACGGAAGCTAGCACCAACGTGGTTTACTTACGTCCGGAAACAGCACAAGGGATTTTCGTTAACTTCAAAAACGTTCAACGCACGATGCGCAAAAAGCTGCCATTTGGTATCGGCCAAATCGGCAAAAGCTTCCGTAACGAAATCACACCAGGTAACTTTACGTTCCGTACACGTGAATTCGAACAAATGGAGCTTGAGTTTTTCTGTAAGCCTGGCGAGGACATGAAATGGTTCGAGTACTGGAGAAGCTTCTGCCATAATTGGCTGTTGTCCCTAGGCGCCAAAGCGGATAACCTTAGACTTCGCGATCACAACGAGGATGAGTTGTCCCATTACAGCAATGCGACGACGGATATCGAGTACAAATTCCCGTTCGGCTGGGGCGAGCTCTGGGGTATCGCGGATCGTACAGATTTTGACTTAAAACAGCACATGGAGCACTCTGGTTCGGACTTCAATTATATTGATCCAGAAACAAACGAGCGTTACATTCCTTACTGCATCGAGCCTTCACTGGGCGCGGATCGCGTTACGTTAGCGCTTCTAATCGATGCTTTCGAAGAGCAAAAGCTGGAAGGTGACGACAGCCGTACGGTTCTGCACTTCCATCCCGCGCTGGCGCCGATTAAAGCCGCCATATTCCCACTTTCCAAAAAGTTGAATGAAGGCGCGCAGGCTGTATTTGCCGATCTAGCGAAGCATTTCATGGTGGATTATGATGATACAGGTTCTATTGGTAAAAGATATCGTCGCCACGACGAAATCGGTACACCATTCTGTATCACATATGACTTTGAGTCCGAAACAGATGGTCAAGTAACGGTTCGTGACCGTGATACAATGGAACAAAAACGGATGCCAATTTCCGAATTGAAAGCATTCATTGAGAATTCACTTCAATTTTAA
- a CDS encoding YafY family protein, which translates to MNKTQRLIQLMMAVNERMQFTTKEMADEFGVSERTMHRDLQELSELGMPLYTEFGPHGGYRLLKKRMLPPILFSEQEAVAMFFAFQSLQYYGALPFAAESTSALNKFYHYLPTDTKVRIDALKDRVSFWTPTRTQGSPYLQQLLEASIDERPLRLTYASKDGTTERVVQPIGIYASNGFWYFPSYCFQKDGFLLFRADRIRSLELARIEHPSKSFKHYTIGDWLLAGQEREAGPMTMKLRVKLTPAGVKTYERSNGLDVNIEHYDDGSGLLVTDMHRSNLSYFSKYFLSLGADALVEEPLEMVNWIREQIRAMQHAYGNELN; encoded by the coding sequence ATGAACAAAACGCAACGGTTAATTCAGTTGATGATGGCGGTAAACGAACGAATGCAGTTCACGACAAAAGAGATGGCCGATGAATTCGGCGTCTCGGAACGCACGATGCACCGCGATTTACAGGAACTAAGCGAGCTAGGGATGCCGCTTTATACCGAATTCGGCCCGCATGGGGGATACCGCCTATTGAAGAAGCGGATGCTCCCTCCGATTCTGTTCTCCGAACAAGAGGCTGTTGCGATGTTCTTCGCCTTTCAGTCGCTCCAATATTATGGAGCGCTCCCTTTTGCTGCGGAATCGACTTCAGCGCTGAATAAGTTCTACCACTATCTCCCTACAGATACCAAAGTAAGAATCGATGCACTTAAAGATCGAGTATCCTTCTGGACGCCTACGCGAACGCAAGGTTCCCCCTACTTGCAACAGCTTTTGGAAGCTTCTATTGATGAAAGGCCTTTACGTCTAACCTACGCGTCCAAAGATGGGACCACAGAGAGAGTCGTGCAGCCAATCGGTATTTACGCGTCCAATGGCTTCTGGTATTTCCCCTCCTACTGCTTTCAAAAAGATGGATTTCTCTTATTTCGCGCAGATCGTATACGTAGCTTGGAACTAGCCAGAATCGAACATCCGAGCAAAAGTTTCAAACACTACACGATTGGTGACTGGCTATTAGCAGGCCAAGAGCGTGAGGCAGGCCCTATGACCATGAAGCTCCGGGTGAAGCTGACTCCAGCTGGTGTTAAAACCTATGAGCGTAGCAATGGACTGGACGTTAACATTGAACATTATGATGATGGCAGTGGACTATTAGTGACAGACATGCATCGAAGCAATTTATCATACTTTTCGAAGTATTTTCTCAGCTTGGGTGCGGACGCCTTAGTCGAAGAGCCCTTGGAAATGGTGAATTGGATTCGTGAGCAAATTCGTGCTATGCAGCATGCATACGGCAATGAGTTGAATTGA
- the leuD gene encoding 3-isopropylmalate dehydratase small subunit, giving the protein MEAFNQHTGLVGPVDRVNVDTDAIIPKQFLKRIERSGFGQFLFFEWRWDEAGNVIENFPLNQERYQGASVLLSRANFGCGSSREHAPWAIQDFGFRVIIAPSYADIFYNNCFKNSILPIKLSEEQVDELFARTAKHEGYKLNVDLENKTLTDEYGLKIQFDLDEHRRQFLLQGLDDIGLTLQHEEKITAYEQAHQKRLAYK; this is encoded by the coding sequence ATGGAAGCTTTTAATCAACATACAGGCCTAGTCGGTCCTGTAGATCGCGTGAATGTAGATACAGATGCCATTATTCCTAAGCAATTTCTAAAAAGAATTGAGCGTTCCGGTTTCGGTCAATTCCTCTTCTTCGAATGGAGATGGGATGAAGCGGGCAACGTTATCGAGAACTTCCCATTAAACCAAGAACGTTATCAAGGAGCTTCCGTTCTGCTCTCCCGAGCAAACTTCGGCTGCGGATCTTCCCGTGAGCATGCACCTTGGGCGATTCAAGATTTCGGCTTCCGCGTTATTATCGCGCCGTCTTATGCTGACATTTTCTACAACAACTGCTTCAAAAACAGCATTCTGCCAATCAAGCTATCGGAAGAGCAAGTTGATGAATTGTTCGCTCGTACAGCGAAGCATGAAGGCTACAAGCTGAATGTCGATCTTGAAAACAAGACACTCACTGATGAATACGGCTTGAAAATTCAGTTTGATTTGGATGAGCACCGTCGTCAGTTCCTGCTGCAAGGTTTGGATGACATCGGCCTAACACTTCAACATGAAGAGAAAATCACAGCCTATGAGCAAGCTCACCAAAAACGTTTGGCTTATAAATAA
- a CDS encoding LysR family transcriptional regulator: MELRQLQYAIQIAIERNFSRAAEKLHIAQPSLSQQLSKLEKEIGVLLFQRSTNSVELTHAGSLFVEKSQKILDMVEQLKKEMEDISQMKKGRLVVGSMPITGSTILPFVVPVFQAAYPDIEITLVEETSANLETLTMNGQTDISLLSLPLREDSLVYETLLEEEIVLAVPPLHRLAASKEPIRIEQLEKEAFIALKKGQGFRKLTLELCQKAGITPNIVFESSNMETVQSLVAAGMGIGFVPYLISKRSFSELSPIHLTLEGRPTRTLVIAYRKGRYISKAAEAFVSTMKEVMRTIG, encoded by the coding sequence ATGGAATTACGTCAACTTCAATATGCGATTCAAATCGCGATCGAACGCAATTTCTCGCGCGCCGCGGAGAAACTTCATATTGCACAGCCTTCCCTAAGCCAACAGCTATCCAAGCTAGAGAAAGAAATCGGCGTCCTTCTTTTTCAGCGCAGCACCAATTCCGTTGAGCTTACTCACGCTGGTTCTCTTTTTGTTGAAAAATCACAAAAAATCCTCGACATGGTCGAGCAGCTGAAGAAGGAAATGGAAGATATTTCACAAATGAAAAAGGGTCGCCTAGTTGTAGGCAGTATGCCAATAACGGGTTCAACGATCTTGCCCTTTGTTGTTCCTGTGTTCCAAGCGGCTTATCCGGATATTGAAATTACACTCGTTGAAGAGACCTCAGCTAACTTAGAAACACTTACGATGAATGGACAAACGGATATCTCATTACTGTCCTTGCCTTTGCGAGAGGATTCTCTCGTTTATGAGACTTTGCTGGAGGAAGAAATCGTCCTCGCGGTACCTCCACTGCACCGATTAGCAGCAAGTAAAGAACCTATTAGGATCGAACAATTAGAGAAAGAAGCTTTCATTGCTTTGAAAAAAGGGCAAGGATTTCGCAAGCTAACACTTGAACTATGCCAAAAAGCAGGCATTACTCCCAATATTGTTTTCGAGTCCAGTAATATGGAAACGGTTCAGTCTCTCGTCGCTGCAGGCATGGGAATCGGTTTCGTCCCTTATTTAATTTCAAAAAGAAGCTTCAGCGAATTATCACCCATTCACCTCACCCTTGAAGGCAGACCTACTCGCACACTCGTTATCGCCTATCGTAAAGGCAGATACATCTCTAAAGCGGCCGAGGCTTTCGTTTCCACAATGAAAGAGGTTATGCGAACAATCGGTTAG
- the leuC gene encoding 3-isopropylmalate dehydratase large subunit — protein MSKKTMFQKIWDNHVINQEEGKPSVIYIDLQLVHEVTSPQAFEGLRLSGRKVRRPDLTFATMDHNVPTKDRFNITDPISKQQIDTLSQNCRDFGVTLFDLDSLDQGVVHVMGPELGLTHPGKTIVCGDSHTSTHGAFGALAFGIGTSEVEHVLATQTLQQSRAKSLEVRITGNLKPGVTAKDLILGVIAKYGTDFATGYVIEYTGEAIRGLSMEERMTVCNMSIEGGARAGLIAPDETTFNYLRGREYVPQGTDFDAAVAEWSNLVTDEGAEYDWVLEFDADTLIPQVTWGTSPGMGTSITSLVPDPQSFETENERKAAEKALEYMDLTPGTPMTELKVDYVFIGSCTNGRIEDLRAAAKIAQGYTVDPSVTAIVVPGSGRVKIQAEKEGLDKIFSDAGFEWRDAGCSMCLAMNPDVLQPGQRCASTSNRNFEGRQGRGGRTHLVSPAMAVAAAIKGHFYDVRDWEIKEYQQA, from the coding sequence ATGAGTAAAAAGACAATGTTTCAGAAGATTTGGGATAATCACGTTATTAACCAGGAAGAAGGCAAGCCCAGCGTAATCTATATTGATTTGCAGCTTGTACATGAAGTTACTTCACCGCAAGCTTTTGAAGGCCTTCGTTTATCGGGTCGCAAAGTTCGTAGACCGGATCTTACGTTTGCAACGATGGATCATAACGTGCCTACTAAGGATCGTTTCAACATCACTGATCCTATTTCCAAACAACAAATTGATACACTTTCGCAAAACTGCCGTGACTTCGGCGTTACGTTGTTCGACTTAGACAGCCTTGATCAAGGTGTTGTACACGTTATGGGACCTGAGCTAGGACTTACACATCCAGGTAAAACAATCGTTTGCGGCGATAGCCATACATCGACACACGGCGCATTCGGCGCACTTGCTTTCGGTATTGGAACAAGTGAAGTGGAGCACGTTCTTGCTACACAAACGCTGCAACAATCCAGAGCAAAATCATTGGAAGTACGCATTACAGGCAATCTGAAACCAGGCGTAACTGCGAAAGATTTGATTCTTGGCGTTATTGCGAAATACGGTACAGATTTTGCAACGGGTTATGTTATTGAATATACCGGCGAAGCGATTCGTGGTCTTTCCATGGAAGAGCGTATGACGGTTTGTAACATGTCCATTGAAGGTGGCGCTAGAGCAGGTCTTATTGCACCTGACGAAACAACATTTAACTATTTGCGTGGTCGTGAATACGTTCCACAAGGTACTGACTTTGACGCTGCTGTCGCAGAATGGTCAAACCTTGTTACAGACGAAGGCGCTGAGTATGACTGGGTGCTGGAGTTTGACGCTGATACCTTGATTCCGCAAGTGACCTGGGGAACTAGCCCGGGAATGGGGACGAGCATTACATCACTTGTTCCGGATCCGCAAAGCTTTGAAACAGAAAATGAACGTAAAGCTGCTGAAAAAGCACTTGAATATATGGATTTAACACCAGGAACACCAATGACAGAACTGAAAGTTGATTATGTTTTCATCGGTTCTTGTACAAATGGTCGTATCGAAGATCTTCGTGCTGCAGCGAAAATTGCACAAGGTTACACCGTAGATCCTAGCGTTACAGCAATCGTTGTACCAGGCTCCGGACGCGTTAAAATTCAAGCTGAAAAAGAAGGCTTGGATAAAATTTTCTCTGACGCTGGCTTCGAATGGCGTGATGCGGGCTGCAGTATGTGTTTGGCCATGAACCCAGACGTTCTGCAACCAGGTCAACGCTGTGCATCGACATCCAACCGTAACTTCGAAGGTCGTCAAGGCCGCGGTGGACGTACGCATCTCGTGTCTCCAGCAATGGCTGTTGCTGCAGCTATCAAAGGTCATTTCTACGACGTTCGTGATTGGGAAATCAAAGAATACCAACAAGCTTAA